A stretch of the Polluticoccus soli genome encodes the following:
- a CDS encoding S8 family serine peptidase, whose product MKFRTANIGTQSKASPLSGLRVVSRIGDRLYTAIIDQEATMRLSEQIEFISEVKPEWKLSELLLPVSGNDKVEIIASFVSGVGHEEIESSILSLGGELIPTDLQSSGIYKANVPGSKLKQLAAWYGVEYLSRGSEDVPLNFESKTATKANLGSLAIGSGGFGLTGAGVTIGVGDNISGIGHIDLRDRVINYAPGPYANHGVHINGIVGGAGIVDPKGEGFAPRATLVDHLFSQVWEQTTAMYQAHNMTITNNSYAAVIGSCNYAGTYDVNSLAVDKTALQHQDVLHVFAAGNDGYLNCSPFPQGFATVNGGYQPAKNNIVVTSTDKRYVNASDGGRGPVKDGRLKPEITAVGVDVRSTTRSEEYLTSGGTSMACPNVSGALGLLTERYRQLFGNVNPPAVVLKAILLNGATDIGNPGPDYRFGFGFMNIGRSLQIMNSNRFNSNNVANGGQQTFNITVPPNTAQLKVMLCWHDAPGNPAMLKQLVNDLDLEVAEPNATVHRPLILDPSAPNILNNAVEGLDRLNNVEQVVVSNPAPGNYIVTAKGFNIPMGSQDYVIAYDFVPSGVAITYPTTDAKVKANDSLRIYWDASDDNNTFALEISDNAGGSWTTISNNIPASQRYYTWLIPSINSGKCQMRLTRNNTGQSSTTGDFIINSQPVAELDAVQCPGYIRLKWNSIANATGYRMYRKIGPAMVDVATTSSTTYDFTGLSLDSIYYVAVAPIVDGLVGHRSIAVKRQPNTGDCAGNISDGDLMLERIVGPNTGRKFTSTELKTSEPISVLVRNLDDVTTNNFKLSYSVNGGVWQSQNFTTPISANSNLKIDLANIDLSALGAYDVQVAIQNLLASDPVSANDTIVKTVKQLSNDPVSLASTFVDDFENLPALLATTDLIGVSDRWDYLNNTDTGRFRSFVNPSITLNGQRSISLDAYKSTPDNQNDFIGTFNLANYNASVEEVRVEFDYLVHGRPKFREGNEVWIRGNDTQLWQSLYTFNPDSTGKVLNTGSLSITDGLQGGGQNFSTSFQLRVGQHDSSVIAARNYGNGTTFDDVKLYTVQNDMQLLSIVAPGNSECGITGAEPLVIRLRNGVNQALTNVEVNYRLDENAVVTEILPSVAGKTTRDYSFTELLDLSQPGAHNLRVWVNAQGDSYHKNDSINSYTIQNQPLITQYPYFENFESGAGGWFSNGQNNSWEFGVPQSPKVNKAASGTKAWKTNLDGNYNDLEFSFLNSPCFDLKGMSNPTLRFKAAMDIENCGGILCDAGYVEYSTDGATWTRLEDQKKGINWYNDTAYKVWTIEDFTAWHEVSSPLPKENNTIRLRFVMMSDQSSTREGIAIDDVEVFDRMLVPANTLVSIGPNPTYDGKFNIVWAAASGTEMQITMTDILGREVFRGTVTAQESFNQSTIQTTHFNSGVYLMRIEFANKTFSYKIVYL is encoded by the coding sequence GTGAAATTTCGGACCGCTAATATTGGCACACAAAGTAAGGCGAGTCCGTTGAGCGGCTTGCGGGTTGTTAGTCGAATTGGCGACAGGTTATATACGGCGATCATTGATCAGGAAGCGACAATGCGTCTTTCGGAGCAAATCGAATTTATCAGCGAGGTAAAACCGGAATGGAAACTTTCAGAATTGCTATTGCCTGTATCAGGGAATGACAAAGTTGAAATTATTGCCTCTTTTGTTTCAGGAGTGGGTCATGAAGAAATTGAATCGTCCATACTATCGCTAGGCGGAGAACTGATACCAACAGATTTGCAGTCGTCTGGAATATATAAAGCCAATGTGCCAGGGAGCAAATTGAAACAATTGGCTGCGTGGTATGGTGTTGAATATCTCAGTCGTGGCTCGGAGGACGTACCATTAAATTTTGAATCAAAAACAGCTACTAAGGCAAATCTCGGCTCTTTGGCAATCGGTAGCGGAGGCTTTGGGTTAACCGGAGCGGGCGTTACGATCGGTGTTGGCGATAATATATCGGGTATTGGCCATATTGATCTTAGAGATAGGGTGATCAACTATGCCCCCGGTCCATACGCCAATCACGGTGTTCATATAAATGGTATTGTTGGGGGGGCGGGAATTGTTGATCCAAAAGGAGAGGGATTTGCACCGCGAGCTACTTTAGTTGATCATTTGTTTAGCCAGGTTTGGGAACAAACAACCGCAATGTACCAGGCGCACAACATGACCATCACCAATAATTCTTACGCGGCGGTAATTGGCAGTTGTAATTATGCAGGCACTTATGATGTAAACTCCCTTGCTGTTGATAAAACTGCATTACAGCATCAGGACGTTTTGCATGTTTTTGCAGCGGGCAATGACGGCTATTTGAACTGTTCGCCTTTTCCGCAAGGATTTGCGACAGTAAACGGTGGTTACCAGCCAGCCAAGAATAATATCGTTGTCACGAGCACCGACAAACGATATGTGAATGCCTCAGATGGCGGACGAGGACCGGTGAAGGATGGCAGGTTAAAGCCTGAGATAACTGCTGTAGGAGTGGATGTCAGGTCTACAACGCGCAGTGAGGAATATCTTACATCTGGCGGTACCAGTATGGCTTGTCCTAACGTATCGGGGGCTTTGGGATTGCTGACTGAAAGATATCGTCAATTATTTGGCAATGTAAATCCACCCGCTGTAGTGCTCAAAGCTATCTTGTTAAATGGTGCTACGGACATTGGTAACCCAGGTCCTGATTATCGATTCGGTTTTGGCTTTATGAACATTGGCCGGTCGCTGCAGATAATGAATAGTAACCGTTTCAACTCAAACAATGTTGCTAATGGAGGACAACAAACATTCAATATAACTGTTCCACCTAATACCGCACAATTGAAAGTAATGCTGTGCTGGCACGATGCTCCCGGCAATCCCGCAATGCTGAAGCAGCTGGTGAATGACCTTGACCTTGAAGTGGCCGAACCAAATGCAACAGTTCATCGACCTTTAATTCTCGACCCGTCAGCCCCCAACATCTTGAACAACGCGGTAGAAGGACTGGATAGGTTGAATAATGTTGAACAGGTGGTGGTTAGCAATCCAGCGCCAGGTAACTATATCGTAACAGCAAAAGGGTTTAACATTCCCATGGGTAGCCAGGACTATGTGATCGCTTACGATTTTGTGCCGTCGGGTGTTGCAATAACCTATCCAACTACCGATGCGAAAGTAAAAGCCAACGACTCGCTACGCATTTATTGGGATGCAAGCGATGACAACAACACGTTTGCGCTTGAGATCTCTGATAATGCCGGTGGTAGCTGGACAACGATCAGTAACAATATACCAGCGAGCCAGCGCTATTACACCTGGCTAATACCTTCCATCAATTCGGGTAAATGCCAGATGCGTCTTACAAGAAACAACACCGGGCAGTCGTCAACCACAGGGGATTTTATTATAAATAGTCAGCCGGTTGCGGAGCTCGATGCAGTACAATGCCCCGGATACATTCGGTTGAAATGGAATAGCATAGCGAATGCAACAGGTTACAGGATGTACAGGAAAATTGGGCCAGCAATGGTAGACGTTGCAACAACATCTTCGACTACATATGATTTTACGGGTCTTTCGCTGGATAGCATCTATTATGTAGCAGTTGCTCCTATTGTCGATGGTCTTGTTGGTCACAGGAGTATTGCTGTGAAGCGTCAACCTAATACTGGAGATTGTGCTGGTAATATATCCGATGGTGACCTGATGCTGGAGCGAATTGTGGGACCCAATACCGGCAGAAAATTTACGAGCACAGAACTAAAAACGAGTGAGCCCATTTCTGTACTTGTACGCAATCTTGATGATGTGACCACCAATAACTTTAAGTTGTCCTATAGTGTTAATGGCGGGGTATGGCAGTCGCAGAATTTTACTACGCCGATATCGGCAAATAGTAACTTGAAGATAGACCTCGCTAACATAGATTTGTCTGCCCTAGGTGCGTACGACGTACAAGTTGCAATTCAAAATTTGTTGGCGTCAGATCCGGTGTCGGCAAATGATACAATTGTAAAAACAGTTAAGCAATTGAGTAACGACCCGGTATCGCTGGCGAGTACCTTTGTTGACGATTTTGAGAACCTACCTGCATTATTAGCGACAACAGACCTGATTGGCGTTTCAGATCGTTGGGATTATTTAAATAATACCGATACAGGACGTTTCCGGAGTTTTGTCAATCCTTCGATCACGTTGAACGGTCAGCGTTCCATTAGCCTTGATGCATACAAATCAACACCGGACAATCAAAATGACTTCATTGGCACATTCAATCTTGCAAATTATAATGCCTCGGTAGAAGAGGTGCGTGTTGAATTTGACTACCTGGTCCACGGTCGGCCAAAGTTCAGGGAAGGCAATGAAGTATGGATACGTGGTAATGACACACAACTATGGCAAAGTTTATACACGTTTAATCCCGATAGCACTGGCAAGGTGTTAAATACTGGCAGCCTTTCGATAACCGACGGTCTGCAGGGTGGAGGACAGAATTTTTCAACCAGTTTTCAGCTACGTGTTGGGCAGCACGATAGTTCTGTGATAGCAGCACGTAATTATGGGAACGGAACCACCTTTGATGACGTTAAACTGTATACAGTACAGAATGACATGCAGCTTCTTTCAATAGTGGCACCGGGCAATTCTGAATGTGGTATCACCGGTGCAGAACCTCTCGTCATCCGTCTGCGAAATGGTGTCAACCAGGCATTGACTAATGTTGAAGTGAATTATCGTCTCGATGAAAATGCTGTTGTTACTGAAATATTGCCGTCGGTAGCCGGAAAAACAACACGCGATTATTCATTCACTGAACTGCTCGATCTTTCGCAGCCTGGAGCGCATAATCTGAGGGTATGGGTTAATGCGCAGGGCGATAGCTATCATAAAAACGATTCGATCAATAGTTACACGATACAAAATCAGCCATTGATCACTCAATATCCATACTTCGAAAATTTTGAATCAGGTGCAGGTGGATGGTTTAGCAATGGACAAAATAACTCGTGGGAGTTTGGAGTGCCGCAATCACCAAAGGTTAATAAGGCCGCTAGTGGAACAAAAGCCTGGAAAACTAATCTTGACGGTAACTACAATGACCTGGAGTTTTCTTTTCTCAATTCGCCTTGCTTCGACCTAAAGGGCATGTCCAATCCAACCTTAAGGTTCAAAGCTGCGATGGATATTGAGAATTGCGGTGGTATCCTGTGTGATGCCGGGTACGTAGAGTACAGTACAGACGGAGCCACCTGGACTCGTCTCGAAGACCAGAAAAAAGGCATTAATTGGTACAACGATACGGCTTATAAGGTTTGGACGATTGAGGACTTTACTGCATGGCATGAAGTGTCTTCGCCTTTGCCGAAGGAGAACAATACTATTCGCCTGAGATTTGTTATGATGTCTGACCAAAGCTCAACTAGAGAGGGAATAGCAATAGATGATGTTGAGGTGTTTGATAGAATGCTGGTACCAGCAAATACCCTTGTTAGCATCGGTCCTAATCCTACCTACGATGGTAAGTTTAATATAGTATGGGCAGCCGCATCAGGTACGGAAATGCAGATAACCATGACCGATATATTAGGTCGCGAGGTATTCCGAGGTACGGTTACTGCGCAGGAATCATTTAATCAGTCGACCATTCAGACCACGCACTTCAACTCAGGTGTGTACCTGATGCGCATTGAGTTTGCCAATAAAACCTTTAGTTATAAGATCGTGTATCTCTAA
- a CDS encoding NAD(P)/FAD-dependent oxidoreductase, with product MNKIETKAIIIGAGPAGAGTSIYLTQAGIPHVIIEKETFPRDKVCGDACSGKTAFVLRKANPEWLQEIFKAEHDYTPSHGIIFVAPNGKALNIPYNPNRQPGEQAPGFTTPRMTFDNYLFQKLPSPYATIYQQSTIKSIDKTEEKVTVVFTNGNETYEVTAPLIVGADGDKSAVRKQFLNDNSNAKAYAVGLRAYYEGVTGLDKNNFIELHFLPEMLPGYFWIFPLPNGMANVGVGILSERIRAKKINLREQMLNAIKNNPNIRDRFAKAKLVDKIQGWGLPMSMSQSPISGDNFLLTGDAASLIDPFSGEGIGNALYSGMLAAYAIEKSLQSARYDRTFLKEAYDDVLYKRLGDELKISATLQRLCRYPWLFNFVVNKANKSPSLSKTISCMFTDMDLREQLRKPSFYAKILLNK from the coding sequence GTGAATAAGATCGAAACCAAAGCTATCATCATAGGCGCCGGACCAGCCGGTGCAGGTACCAGTATATATCTTACCCAGGCCGGTATTCCGCACGTGATCATCGAAAAGGAGACATTTCCACGCGATAAGGTTTGCGGTGATGCCTGCAGTGGAAAGACTGCGTTTGTATTACGCAAGGCAAACCCTGAATGGCTGCAGGAGATATTTAAAGCAGAACATGATTATACACCTAGCCATGGAATTATTTTCGTAGCCCCCAATGGTAAAGCGTTAAATATACCATATAACCCCAACCGTCAACCCGGAGAACAGGCACCAGGTTTTACCACGCCACGAATGACCTTCGACAACTACCTGTTTCAAAAACTACCTTCGCCCTATGCTACTATTTACCAGCAGTCTACTATCAAATCGATAGACAAAACAGAAGAAAAGGTAACCGTAGTATTCACAAATGGCAATGAGACATATGAGGTAACGGCGCCGCTGATAGTTGGTGCAGATGGAGACAAGAGCGCAGTACGCAAGCAATTCCTTAATGATAACTCGAACGCTAAAGCCTATGCTGTTGGCCTTCGTGCTTATTATGAGGGCGTAACGGGGCTGGACAAAAACAATTTTATAGAACTGCATTTCCTACCCGAGATGCTTCCAGGCTATTTCTGGATATTTCCGCTGCCTAATGGAATGGCGAATGTTGGCGTTGGCATCCTGTCAGAACGCATTCGCGCGAAGAAGATCAATCTGCGGGAGCAAATGCTCAACGCGATCAAAAACAATCCCAATATCAGGGACCGTTTTGCCAAAGCAAAACTGGTAGATAAGATTCAAGGCTGGGGTTTACCCATGAGCATGAGCCAGTCCCCTATATCGGGAGACAACTTCCTACTTACCGGAGATGCGGCCAGCTTAATAGATCCATTCAGTGGTGAAGGTATCGGCAATGCTTTATACAGTGGTATGCTTGCAGCATATGCAATAGAAAAATCGTTGCAGTCAGCGCGTTACGATCGCACCTTCCTCAAAGAAGCGTACGACGATGTGCTATATAAACGCCTGGGTGATGAACTGAAGATAAGCGCTACACTGCAGCGTTTATGTCGTTATCCATGGCTGTTCAACTTTGTGGTCAACAAGGCGAACAAAAGTCCTTCGCTCAGCAAAACCATTAGCTGCATGTTCACTGACATGGATCTGCGCGAACAGCTACGTAAACCGTCTTTCTATGCCAAGATCCTGCTAAACAAGTAG
- a CDS encoding pyruvate dehydrogenase complex E1 component subunit beta: MRTIPFRQALREAMEEEMRRDPRVFLMGEEVAQYNGAYKVSQGMLDEFGPNRVLDTPIAELGFAAIGVGAASNGTRPVIEFMTWNFAVLALDQILNHAAKMRSMSGGQFGCPIVFRGPNGSAGQLGAQHSQAFESWYANIPGIKVVSVSNPYDAKGLLKSAIRDENPVVFMESEVMYGDVGEVPEEEYLIPIGKADVKRQGTDVTIVSFNKMMKVALGAAEELSKEGIEAEVIDLRTIRPLDWQTIAESVKKTNRLVIVEEQWPFSSVSSEISYRIQKEVFDYLDAPIRRITSADTNMHYAPNLVALHLPDVARTVKLVKEVMYMVK, translated from the coding sequence ATGCGTACAATACCATTCAGGCAGGCATTACGTGAGGCGATGGAAGAAGAAATGCGTCGTGATCCACGCGTGTTTTTGATGGGTGAAGAAGTAGCTCAGTATAACGGTGCTTACAAAGTAAGCCAAGGCATGCTGGACGAATTTGGCCCGAACAGGGTTCTGGATACCCCCATCGCAGAATTGGGCTTTGCCGCTATTGGTGTTGGCGCAGCTTCTAACGGGACAAGGCCTGTTATCGAGTTCATGACCTGGAACTTTGCGGTTCTGGCCTTGGATCAGATACTGAACCACGCAGCAAAAATGCGCTCGATGAGCGGCGGTCAATTCGGTTGCCCGATCGTATTCCGCGGACCGAATGGTTCTGCCGGCCAGTTGGGTGCCCAGCACTCACAGGCATTTGAAAGCTGGTATGCCAACATTCCAGGTATCAAAGTCGTTTCTGTATCTAATCCATACGACGCGAAAGGCCTGCTGAAATCTGCTATCCGCGATGAGAACCCTGTTGTTTTCATGGAAAGCGAGGTAATGTATGGCGACGTGGGTGAAGTACCTGAAGAGGAATACCTGATCCCAATAGGTAAGGCAGACGTAAAACGCCAGGGTACAGACGTAACCATCGTTTCGTTCAACAAAATGATGAAAGTAGCGCTAGGTGCAGCTGAAGAACTGTCAAAAGAAGGCATTGAGGCCGAAGTGATCGACCTTCGTACCATCCGCCCGCTTGACTGGCAAACTATAGCTGAATCAGTTAAGAAAACAAACAGGCTGGTGATCGTTGAAGAACAATGGCCATTCAGCAGTGTATCTTCAGAGATCAGCTACAGGATACAAAAAGAAGTATTCGATTACCTCGATGCGCCGATCCGCCGTATCACTTCGGCAGACACTAATATGCACTACGCACCAAACCTGGTAGCACTGCATCTGCCAGATGTTGCACGCACTGTGAAGTTGGTTAAGGAAGTGATGTACATGGTAAAATAG
- a CDS encoding DUF4476 domain-containing protein, whose protein sequence is MLRFLAVIVFSLFLTVVKAQQHFSYVYIQGDKETPFYVKYEDEMLPRFGKNYYIISELAPGPVNIEVLFQQNVYAPQKFTVNVPDNGFRGFLLTKKGADFSLYDIHRQFYIPAGNKAGDDNYTAYTAGTPTVPVDDITPVVPQDAQPVVKKTPSVAKTTKPATSGKTAKPVVAKTPKTSVKVPTGKTDKTKESTNEPVFLDNVELKSDRTGNTLPAGGVAKNSLATTNSDCPRALSNDAFDNIYKKAITKSTSGKLKYLLDKIEGNCYTSNQVRQLTQILPGDNERYTYLKKVYPRVTDQSAFKRLENLLTADEWKEYFRSLVQPQ, encoded by the coding sequence ATGCTGAGATTTCTTGCAGTTATTGTTTTCAGTTTGTTCCTTACTGTAGTAAAGGCGCAACAGCATTTCTCGTATGTCTATATCCAGGGAGATAAAGAGACACCGTTCTACGTGAAATATGAAGACGAGATGCTGCCACGGTTTGGCAAGAACTACTACATCATCTCAGAACTGGCACCAGGACCTGTGAACATCGAGGTATTGTTTCAGCAAAACGTATATGCGCCACAAAAATTCACCGTCAACGTGCCGGACAATGGATTTAGAGGCTTTCTGTTGACCAAAAAAGGTGCTGATTTCTCACTTTACGACATTCACCGTCAGTTCTATATCCCTGCCGGCAACAAAGCAGGCGATGACAATTACACTGCGTATACCGCGGGCACACCGACAGTGCCTGTCGACGACATCACGCCAGTAGTTCCTCAGGATGCGCAACCTGTTGTAAAAAAGACGCCTTCTGTAGCAAAAACTACAAAGCCGGCAACTTCGGGCAAAACAGCCAAACCAGTCGTTGCTAAAACACCAAAAACTAGCGTTAAAGTTCCTACTGGCAAAACCGATAAGACTAAAGAGTCAACCAACGAGCCGGTATTCTTAGACAATGTGGAGCTAAAAAGCGATCGCACAGGCAATACGCTGCCAGCCGGAGGTGTAGCTAAAAATTCACTTGCAACTACCAATAGCGATTGTCCGAGAGCCTTAAGTAACGATGCTTTTGACAACATCTATAAAAAGGCTATTACCAAGTCAACTTCTGGCAAGCTCAAATATCTGCTTGACAAAATTGAAGGCAACTGTTATACCTCGAACCAGGTAAGACAGTTGACCCAGATATTGCCGGGCGACAATGAGCGTTATACGTACTTAAAAAAAGTATATCCTCGTGTCACCGACCAGTCTGCTTTCAAAAGGCTGGAAAATCTTTTAACCGCTGACGAATGGAAAGAATATTTTCGCTCTCTGGTTCAACCACAATAG
- a CDS encoding biotin/lipoyl-containing protein, producing MLEITVNERKTFSVANEDGQWTINNTPALWDAQVQPNGLISILHNNKSYTAMIEQVDTKKKELSVRVNGQVYKIAVREPIDQLLTSMGMDLKAMQKVEPVKAPMPGMILRVLVTPGQQINKGDGLLVLEAMKMENVLKASGPATVKAIKVDERTAVEKGAILIELE from the coding sequence ATGCTGGAGATCACAGTAAACGAACGCAAGACATTTTCGGTAGCAAACGAGGACGGCCAATGGACGATTAACAACACCCCTGCTCTCTGGGATGCCCAGGTGCAGCCTAATGGCCTGATCAGCATATTGCACAACAATAAGAGCTACACGGCCATGATCGAGCAGGTGGATACTAAAAAGAAAGAACTGTCGGTGCGCGTCAATGGGCAAGTGTATAAAATAGCCGTAAGGGAGCCGATTGACCAGTTGCTGACCAGCATGGGTATGGACCTGAAAGCCATGCAAAAGGTAGAGCCGGTGAAAGCACCAATGCCAGGTATGATACTGAGGGTACTTGTAACACCCGGCCAGCAAATAAATAAAGGCGACGGGTTACTGGTGCTGGAAGCCATGAAAATGGAAAATGTGCTGAAAGCTAGTGGACCCGCTACAGTCAAAGCCATTAAAGTTGACGAACGCACTGCTGTAGAAAAAGGTGCGATATTGATAGAACTGGAATAA